The proteins below come from a single Aegilops tauschii subsp. strangulata cultivar AL8/78 chromosome 6, Aet v6.0, whole genome shotgun sequence genomic window:
- the LOC109784796 gene encoding uncharacterized protein gives MAASLATTPAAAKVMPSAAPIVSQTVRKSLSYKEVAIAAPGTLAKALNDVHTKQKDATDPAVNLESAKAPKESNVRPSEEKNGAIQVSPKDNNLQVSKATDEHKSPSSDTEQANGSVGSNQAEKASDSAETSTEKNQSPAALADLPNEEAATLTEANDSSSNDDERGPGEDNQEQLSSGAENEKSSPSGSEKNDSPVEGAKETASKLNAAAAPFSPATVPAFGSMVVPGFREHAGLLPSPANVPPMLAIPLRKHPHQSATARVPCGPRLAGGFNRSGHRVPRNKPVLPSGEVLPEAATSPKVMNPHAAEFVPGQSRSPDGHPSSPNEPLASPAGIQASQDGLPSSPDSTVESPKTASPQVSETSETSPEGNDTSSGIDVEAEAESKNTEEKNNHVECEDSEVKPDETIVSGGAEVDATAPIDAQYDASAPKYAPDDSSVTEKPKSWADYSDGEVEAVQVAS, from the coding sequence ATGGCAGCAAGCTTAGCCACCACCCCTGCAGCTGCCAAGGTGATGCCATCTGCAGCACCAATTGTCAGTCAAACAGTAAGGAAGTCACTGTCATACAAGGAAGTGGCAATAGCTGCACCAGGAACTCTTGCCAAAGCGTTGAATGATGTGCATACAAAGCAAAAGGATGCAACTGATCCAGCTGTAAATCTTGAAAGTGCCAAGGCTCCCAAAGAAAGCAATGTTCGCCCTTCTGAAGAGAAAAATGGGGCAATACAAGTGTCACCAAAGGATAATAATTTGCAAGTATCAAAAGCAACTGATGAGCACAAATCTCCCAGTTCTGATACTGAACAAGCCAATGGTTCGGTAGGATCAAATCAAGCTGAGAAGGCCTCAGATTCAGCAGAGACATCTACAGAGAAGAACCAATCACCAGCAGCACTAGCGGACCTCCCAAATGAAGAAGCAGCAACTTTGACTGAGGCAAATGATTCTTCCTCCAATGATGATGAAAGAGGTCCAGGAGAGGATAATCAAGAACAGCTGTCTAGTGGGGCCGAAAATGAGAAATCTTCACCATCTGGAAGTGAAAAGAATGATTCACCAGTAGAAGGTGCGAAAGAGACAGCCAGTAAACTTAATGCTGCCGCTGCTCCATTCAGTCCAGCCACCGTGCCAGCTTTTGGTTCAATGGTCGTACCAGGTTTCAGAGAACACGCGGGACTATTGCCATCGCCAGCCAATGTGCCCCCAATGCTGGCCATCCCTCTCCGTAAGCACCCTCACCAGTCTGCAACTGCAAGGGTCCCTTGTGGTCCACGTCTAGCCGGAGGGTTCAACAGATCAGGGCACCGAGTGCCTCGTAACAAGCCTGTGTTGCCGAGTGGTGAAGTTCTTCCAGAGGCAGCCACATCCCCTAAAGTGATGAATCCTCATGCAGCGGAGTTTGTGCCGGGTCAATCTCGTAGTCCTGATGGCCATCCATCATCTCCTAATGAACCTCTGGCATCGCCAGCTGGTATTCAAGCATCACAGGATGGGCTTCCATCATCTCCAGATAGTACTGTCGAGTCACCCAAGACTGCTTCCCCACAAGTGTCTGAAACTAGTGAGACTAGTCCTGAAGGAAATGATACATCTAGTGGAATTGATGTTGAAGCTGAGGCTGAGAGCAAGAACACAGAGGAGAAGAACAACCATGTGGAATGTGAGGACAGTGAAGTGAAGCCTGATGAAACTATAGTTTCTGGAGGTGCTGAAGTTGATGCAACAGCCCCAATAGATGCTCAATATGATGCTTCAGCCCCAAAATATGCTCCAGATGATTCAAGCGTGACTGAAAAGCCGAAGTCCTGGGCTGATTACAGTGATGGAGAAGTCGAGGCCGTTCAGGTTGCGAGCTGA